Proteins from a genomic interval of Brachybacterium vulturis:
- a CDS encoding APC family permease produces the protein MSDSPDTAPAAADPGASGDDQPALKKAITPKLLLLFIVGDILGTGVYSLTGKVAGEVGGAGWIPIIVAFAIAMVSALSYVEMVTKYPQAAGAALYVHKAFGIHFLTFMVTFAVLSSGITSASTSAIFLSENVLKAFNLEETLGAAAQPVATGIALAFLLLVALINLRGVAESVTANVVLTFIELTGLSLVIVVGFYALGRGQADLSRVVLFETQDDKSFFIAVIGGTALAFFSMVGFEDSVNMAEETVDPVKNFPRALIGGLSITGVIYVLISVLAVAVVPIGRLTESSTPLLEVVKVGAPSIPIDTIFAFISIFAVANTVLINMMMASRLLYGMAKQGVLPGFLKGVLRGRRTPWAGIIFSTGLGFALVLSVRYVLAEETIAALGGTTALLLLAVFALVNVSVLMLRKDKVDVRHFRTPTVLPVIGAITSFALITPIAQPLQNYVIAGGLLGIGLLLFVITWFYNSAVRARRTRFRHPDDLG, from the coding sequence ATGAGCGACTCACCTGATACCGCACCCGCCGCCGCCGACCCGGGAGCCTCGGGCGATGACCAGCCGGCGCTGAAGAAGGCGATCACCCCCAAGCTGCTGCTGCTGTTCATCGTCGGCGACATCCTGGGCACCGGCGTCTACTCGCTGACCGGCAAGGTCGCCGGCGAGGTCGGTGGGGCGGGCTGGATCCCGATCATCGTCGCCTTCGCCATCGCGATGGTGTCCGCGCTGTCGTACGTCGAGATGGTCACCAAGTACCCGCAGGCCGCCGGTGCCGCCCTGTACGTGCACAAGGCCTTCGGCATCCACTTCCTGACCTTCATGGTCACCTTCGCCGTGCTCTCCTCGGGCATCACCTCGGCCTCGACCAGCGCGATCTTCCTCTCCGAGAACGTGCTGAAGGCCTTCAACCTGGAGGAGACGCTGGGTGCCGCCGCCCAGCCGGTCGCCACCGGGATCGCGCTGGCGTTCCTGCTGCTGGTGGCGCTGATCAACCTGCGCGGCGTCGCCGAATCCGTCACCGCGAACGTGGTGCTCACGTTCATCGAGCTGACGGGCCTCTCGCTGGTGATCGTGGTCGGCTTCTACGCCCTCGGGCGCGGCCAGGCGGACCTCTCGCGCGTGGTCCTCTTCGAGACCCAGGACGACAAGAGCTTCTTCATCGCCGTGATCGGCGGGACCGCGCTCGCGTTCTTCTCGATGGTCGGCTTCGAGGACTCCGTGAACATGGCGGAGGAGACGGTGGACCCGGTCAAGAACTTCCCCCGCGCGCTGATCGGGGGCCTGTCGATCACCGGCGTGATCTACGTGCTGATCTCGGTCCTCGCGGTCGCGGTGGTGCCGATCGGGCGGCTCACCGAGTCCTCCACCCCGCTGCTCGAGGTGGTCAAGGTGGGCGCGCCGAGCATCCCGATCGACACCATCTTCGCGTTCATCTCCATCTTCGCGGTGGCCAACACCGTGCTGATCAACATGATGATGGCCTCCCGCCTGCTGTACGGCATGGCCAAGCAGGGCGTGCTGCCCGGCTTCCTCAAGGGCGTCCTGCGAGGACGCCGCACCCCATGGGCCGGGATCATCTTCTCCACGGGGCTGGGCTTCGCCCTGGTGCTCTCGGTGCGCTACGTGCTCGCCGAGGAGACGATCGCCGCTCTCGGCGGCACCACCGCGCTGCTGCTGCTGGCGGTCTTCGCGCTGGTGAACGTCTCCGTGCTGATGCTGCGCAAGGACAAGGTCGATGTGCGGCACTTCCGCACCCCGACGGTGCTGCCGGTGATCGGTGCGATCACGTCCTTCGCCCTGATCACCCCGATCGCGCAGCCGCTGCAGAACTACGTGATCGCCGGCGGTCTGCTCGGTATCGGTCTGCTGCTGTTCGTCATCACCTGGTTCTACAACAGCGCGGTGCGGGCCCGTCGCACCCGCTTCCGCCACCCCGACGATCTCGGCTGA
- a CDS encoding alkaline phosphatase PhoX, giving the protein MASISLPLLMKDAVRGKRSPVTCALKCGNQCAFGPCNHSDNASFRDIASAALSRRTMLGGSTAALAIGLAGTQGALAAPAGPVGTAPVGPAPAGPAPAGPTPHGTALDFTAIAPVDAMADEFTVPEGFTWHPVIRWGDPLFDDAPDFDWEAQTAEAQKLQFGYNNDYTEIQEIPDSDGTRAVMFVNHEYTNEAIMFPPDTGEDELIDIGMAAHGLTVVELERENAQQPYTYVKGAALNRRILLDTPFAVTGPAAGSDLLVTVDDPTGAEVLGTLGNCAGGLTPWGTLLSGEENFHGYFNAPGASEAETRYGLRSGATARGWELEHPRFDAHNEGYENEPNRFGYIVEIDPWDPSSTPRKHTSLGRLKHEGANVILAEDGRAVAYSGDDEVFDYLYKFVSRDPCVEGDRAHNMTLLEHGDLYVAKFSGNSPAAEIDGSGTVPSDGAFDGTGEWLPLVVDGESAVEGFTLEEVLVHTRLAADAVGPTKMDRCEDVEPSLQSRHVYVACTNNSGRGTEGKAPADEMNPRAENRDGHVIEIDEQGDQTSSTFAWNLLLVCGDPAQGDQTYFSGFPADQVSPISCPDNLAFDSVGNLWISTDGAPSGIGYNDGLFRVTLEGAARGRVEQFLSVPRDGETCGPIVRDQDRTAFVAVQHPGEDGTYEEQFSCFPDYDGKGPRPAVVQVLPTSEEPEHPFTDMGPGDEHYESVRWAYENGIAKGWQEADGSSTFRPLLPVNRDAMAAFLHRLAGAPEVDHPRSEPFRDVAKGQEHYDAIIWAYQMGITTGWPDRTFRPTQPINRDAMAAFVHRYAGSPDVPAPTERPFQDVPVNGLYAAEIAWLEAEGITTGWKDGTYRPLSPMNRDATAAFLQRMTQEQNITFRSLGG; this is encoded by the coding sequence ATGGCTTCGATCTCTCTCCCTCTGCTCATGAAGGATGCCGTGCGCGGCAAGCGCTCGCCCGTCACCTGCGCACTGAAGTGCGGGAACCAGTGCGCCTTCGGCCCGTGCAACCACAGCGACAACGCATCCTTCCGCGACATCGCCTCCGCCGCGCTGTCGCGACGGACCATGCTGGGCGGCTCGACCGCTGCGCTCGCCATCGGTCTGGCCGGCACCCAGGGGGCGCTCGCCGCACCCGCCGGACCCGTCGGCACAGCCCCCGTCGGTCCCGCCCCCGCCGGGCCCGCCCCCGCCGGACCCACCCCCCACGGCACCGCGCTCGACTTCACCGCGATCGCCCCCGTGGACGCGATGGCGGATGAGTTCACCGTCCCCGAGGGCTTCACGTGGCATCCCGTCATCCGCTGGGGAGACCCCCTGTTCGACGATGCGCCCGACTTCGACTGGGAGGCCCAGACCGCAGAGGCGCAGAAGCTCCAGTTCGGCTACAACAACGACTACACGGAGATCCAGGAGATCCCCGACTCCGACGGCACGCGCGCCGTGATGTTCGTGAACCACGAGTACACGAACGAGGCGATCATGTTCCCGCCCGACACCGGCGAGGACGAGCTGATCGACATCGGCATGGCCGCCCACGGCCTCACCGTCGTCGAGCTCGAGCGCGAGAACGCCCAGCAGCCGTACACCTACGTCAAGGGCGCGGCGCTGAATCGGCGCATCCTGCTGGACACCCCCTTCGCGGTCACCGGCCCGGCCGCCGGCAGCGACCTGCTGGTCACGGTCGACGATCCGACCGGCGCCGAGGTGCTGGGCACGCTCGGCAACTGCGCGGGCGGCCTCACCCCGTGGGGCACGCTGCTCTCCGGTGAGGAGAACTTCCACGGCTACTTCAACGCTCCCGGCGCGTCCGAGGCGGAGACGCGCTACGGGCTCCGGAGCGGCGCCACCGCGCGCGGCTGGGAGCTCGAGCACCCTCGCTTCGATGCGCACAACGAGGGCTACGAGAACGAGCCGAACCGTTTCGGGTACATCGTCGAGATCGACCCCTGGGACCCGAGCTCGACCCCGCGCAAGCACACATCGCTGGGCCGGCTCAAACACGAGGGCGCCAACGTGATCCTCGCCGAGGACGGCCGCGCCGTCGCCTACTCGGGCGATGATGAGGTCTTCGACTACCTCTACAAGTTCGTCTCGCGGGACCCCTGCGTCGAGGGCGATCGCGCGCACAACATGACGCTGCTGGAGCACGGCGACCTGTACGTCGCGAAGTTCAGCGGCAATTCTCCGGCCGCGGAGATCGACGGCTCCGGGACGGTCCCCTCCGACGGCGCCTTCGACGGCACCGGCGAGTGGCTGCCGCTGGTCGTGGACGGCGAGTCCGCGGTGGAGGGCTTCACCCTCGAGGAGGTGCTGGTCCACACCCGCCTGGCGGCCGACGCCGTCGGACCCACCAAGATGGACCGCTGCGAGGACGTGGAGCCGTCGCTGCAGAGCCGGCACGTGTACGTGGCGTGCACGAACAACTCCGGGCGCGGCACCGAGGGGAAGGCACCTGCCGACGAGATGAACCCGCGTGCGGAGAACCGCGACGGGCACGTCATCGAGATCGACGAGCAGGGCGACCAGACCTCCTCGACCTTCGCGTGGAACCTGCTGTTGGTGTGCGGTGATCCCGCGCAGGGCGACCAGACCTACTTCTCGGGCTTCCCGGCGGACCAGGTCTCGCCGATCTCCTGCCCGGACAACCTGGCTTTCGACTCGGTGGGCAACCTGTGGATCTCCACCGACGGCGCCCCCTCCGGGATCGGCTACAACGACGGACTGTTCCGCGTCACCCTCGAGGGAGCGGCCCGCGGTCGCGTGGAGCAGTTCCTCTCCGTCCCGCGCGACGGTGAGACCTGCGGCCCGATCGTGCGGGACCAGGACCGCACCGCGTTCGTCGCGGTGCAGCACCCGGGCGAGGACGGCACCTACGAGGAGCAGTTCTCCTGCTTCCCCGACTACGACGGGAAGGGCCCGCGGCCCGCCGTCGTCCAGGTGCTGCCGACGTCCGAGGAGCCCGAGCACCCCTTCACCGACATGGGCCCCGGCGACGAGCACTACGAGTCGGTGCGGTGGGCGTACGAGAACGGGATCGCCAAGGGGTGGCAGGAGGCCGACGGCAGCTCCACATTCCGTCCCCTGCTGCCGGTGAACCGCGACGCGATGGCCGCCTTCCTGCACCGACTGGCGGGTGCCCCCGAGGTGGACCATCCGCGCAGCGAGCCGTTCCGCGACGTGGCGAAGGGCCAGGAGCACTATGACGCGATCATCTGGGCCTACCAGATGGGCATCACCACCGGCTGGCCGGACCGCACCTTCCGACCCACCCAGCCGATCAACCGTGATGCGATGGCCGCCTTCGTCCACCGCTACGCCGGCTCGCCCGACGTGCCGGCACCCACGGAGCGACCGTTCCAGGACGTGCCGGTGAACGGTCTCTACGCCGCGGAGATCGCGTGGCTGGAGGCCGAGGGCATCACCACCGGATGGAAGGACGGCACGTACCGTCCGCTGAGCCCGATGAATCGCGACGCGACGGCGGCGTTCCTGCAGCGCATGACGCAGGAGCAGAACATCACCTTCCGCAGCCTGGGCGGCTGA
- a CDS encoding sodium:proton antiporter produces the protein MILSLTVAVLVTGGVYLLLQRNMVRAVFGITLLSHAANFVLLAAGVPAWRAEPLTDVSAPAEMADPLPQAFVLTAIVITMAVTIFMLTLAVIGRDDDMSQHPSTGEPRDR, from the coding sequence ATGATCCTCAGCCTGACCGTGGCCGTCCTCGTGACCGGCGGTGTCTACCTCCTGCTCCAGCGCAACATGGTGCGCGCCGTCTTCGGCATCACGCTGCTCAGCCATGCGGCGAACTTCGTGCTGCTGGCGGCCGGGGTCCCCGCATGGCGCGCCGAACCGCTCACCGATGTCTCGGCACCCGCCGAGATGGCGGACCCGCTGCCGCAGGCCTTCGTCCTGACGGCCATCGTCATCACCATGGCGGTCACCATCTTCATGCTGACCCTGGCCGTCATCGGGCGTGACGACGACATGTCCCAGCACCCGTCGACCGGGGAGCCCCGAGACCGATGA
- a CDS encoding DUF4040 family protein has protein sequence MLTVSVLWTLLILVATVAITPVLDRVLGRSACWVLAGLYLVATAALVPAAAAVLGGTHEDSLTAFSVPWAGQWGIDFALRADGVGIVFAMIALVIGAVVLAYSARYLDPGPQLSFSLVMAVFTLSMVVLVLADDLVLLFVAWELTSIASFLLIARSGRNGQAASMRTLLITFLGGLTLLAAVSLMVLRLGTASVSEVLTADVWTTDPAFTTLIAVLVAVAACTKSAQFPFHVWLPDAMAAATPVSAYLHAAAVVKAGIFLLLRFSPAFHDVIAWNVLLITAGLVTAFVGGVLALQQPDLKKLMAYSTVSQLGLIVTLIGVGTEVAILAAVLHTIAHALFKSGLFMMVGVIDHAVHTRELRRMPALARALPGSFVVTLLGCMSMAGLPPMLGFASKESLLTGALSVEGGAWAGWVVALGIGGASVLTFAYCAKIVLGAFIDGRDEAALARADAAADGAGAASAGGVSAGTAPGGTDATGATIRAADAHRPGALLLWPAALPILAGLPLAVFVGVLDTPVGRAVEAALGGEHHPHLALWHGLTPELGITAAVIVAGILFILGRRRLLPLLEAHPFPIDGARALTAVDVLAERLARVLVRPIASDEPMRHLGAVLVFFAAVVLGALVVLTGGLPPLTEGMNQPLDVVLLVLMTAAVITLCTRRDRLGAAVTLSAIGILATVQILVLGAPDVALTQLLVEALTIIIIMLVLQRLPRGFLATARPRRRGALVVAVLMGLASGAGMFLFMGRRGRSDVAEYYIAHAEEISGGHNIVNVILVEFRALDTLGELSVLGMAGVAIVALISSVRHRFIDPSDIAEAETAADEEHTPALREEGTSAHRAIRSAWGNAAALQLMVRVTAPILVIISAVLFLRGHNAPGGGFIAALVGSAIVALLYLSTSKDRQIGPPRLPLLLIGGGVATALGAGFLGFLRSGFLEPLHGEVLGVALTSAMIFDLGVYLAVLGLVMIAVNLLGASATAGASPDEGTRERTDEAVEGELPGPLETTRGEPAPRRRRVGVATAHLDSGIEPKEVGRR, from the coding sequence GTGCTGACGGTGTCAGTGCTGTGGACCCTGCTGATTCTTGTCGCGACTGTCGCGATCACCCCGGTCCTGGACCGGGTCCTCGGCCGCTCCGCCTGCTGGGTCCTGGCCGGGCTGTACCTCGTCGCCACGGCGGCGCTGGTCCCCGCGGCGGCCGCCGTCCTCGGCGGGACCCACGAGGACTCGCTGACCGCGTTCTCGGTCCCCTGGGCGGGGCAGTGGGGCATCGACTTCGCGCTTCGGGCGGACGGCGTCGGCATCGTGTTCGCGATGATCGCCCTGGTCATCGGGGCAGTGGTGCTCGCCTACTCGGCCCGCTATCTCGACCCGGGCCCGCAGCTCAGCTTCTCGCTGGTGATGGCGGTGTTCACGCTGTCGATGGTGGTGCTGGTCCTCGCCGACGATCTGGTGCTGCTGTTCGTGGCCTGGGAGCTGACCTCGATCGCCTCGTTCCTGCTGATCGCCCGCTCGGGCCGCAACGGGCAGGCCGCCTCGATGCGCACCCTGCTGATCACCTTCCTCGGCGGGCTCACCCTGCTGGCCGCGGTCTCGCTGATGGTGCTGCGCCTGGGCACCGCCTCGGTGAGCGAGGTGCTCACCGCCGACGTCTGGACGACGGACCCGGCGTTCACCACCCTGATCGCGGTGCTGGTCGCAGTCGCGGCGTGCACGAAGTCCGCACAGTTCCCGTTCCATGTGTGGCTGCCGGACGCGATGGCCGCAGCGACCCCGGTCTCCGCCTACCTCCACGCCGCCGCCGTCGTGAAGGCGGGGATCTTCCTGCTGCTGCGCTTCAGCCCGGCGTTCCACGACGTGATCGCCTGGAACGTCCTGCTGATCACCGCCGGGCTCGTCACCGCCTTCGTCGGCGGGGTCCTGGCCCTGCAGCAGCCGGACCTCAAGAAGCTCATGGCCTATTCGACGGTCAGCCAGCTGGGCCTGATCGTCACCCTGATCGGTGTGGGCACGGAGGTCGCGATCCTGGCGGCGGTGCTGCACACCATCGCCCACGCCCTGTTCAAGTCCGGGCTTTTCATGATGGTCGGGGTGATCGACCACGCCGTCCATACCCGGGAGCTGCGAAGGATGCCGGCCCTGGCCCGCGCCCTGCCGGGCTCGTTCGTGGTCACCCTGCTGGGCTGCATGTCCATGGCCGGGCTGCCGCCGATGCTCGGCTTCGCCTCCAAGGAGTCGCTGCTGACCGGTGCCCTGTCCGTCGAGGGCGGTGCCTGGGCGGGCTGGGTGGTCGCCCTCGGCATCGGCGGCGCCAGCGTCCTGACCTTCGCCTACTGCGCGAAGATCGTGCTGGGCGCCTTCATCGACGGTCGTGACGAGGCGGCGCTGGCGCGGGCCGACGCCGCCGCGGACGGCGCGGGCGCAGCGTCGGCGGGCGGAGTGTCGGCGGGGACCGCACCGGGCGGCACCGACGCGACCGGCGCGACCATCCGGGCGGCCGATGCGCACCGCCCCGGTGCGCTGCTGCTGTGGCCGGCCGCGCTGCCGATCCTGGCAGGCCTGCCCCTGGCCGTCTTCGTCGGCGTGCTGGACACCCCGGTCGGCCGGGCGGTGGAGGCGGCCCTCGGCGGGGAGCACCATCCCCACCTCGCGCTCTGGCACGGCCTCACCCCGGAGCTGGGCATCACGGCGGCCGTGATCGTGGCCGGCATCCTGTTCATCCTGGGCCGGCGGCGGCTGCTGCCCCTGCTCGAGGCCCACCCCTTCCCGATCGACGGCGCCCGCGCCCTGACCGCGGTGGACGTGCTGGCCGAGCGCCTCGCCCGGGTGCTGGTGCGACCGATCGCCTCGGACGAGCCGATGCGCCACCTGGGAGCGGTCCTGGTGTTCTTCGCGGCCGTCGTCCTCGGTGCCCTGGTGGTGCTGACCGGCGGCCTGCCCCCGCTGACCGAGGGCATGAACCAGCCCCTCGACGTCGTGCTGCTGGTGCTGATGACCGCTGCCGTCATCACCCTGTGCACGCGCCGCGACCGCCTCGGCGCCGCCGTGACGCTCTCCGCGATCGGGATCCTCGCCACGGTGCAGATCCTGGTGCTGGGCGCTCCGGACGTCGCCCTGACCCAGCTGCTGGTCGAGGCGCTGACGATCATCATCATCATGCTCGTGCTGCAGCGGCTGCCGCGGGGCTTCCTCGCCACCGCACGGCCCCGTCGGCGCGGCGCCCTCGTCGTCGCCGTGCTGATGGGCCTCGCCAGCGGCGCCGGGATGTTCCTGTTCATGGGCCGCCGCGGCCGCAGCGATGTCGCGGAGTACTACATCGCGCACGCCGAGGAGATCTCGGGAGGGCACAACATCGTCAACGTGATCCTGGTGGAGTTCCGTGCCCTGGACACCCTCGGCGAGCTGTCCGTGCTGGGGATGGCCGGGGTCGCGATCGTCGCGCTGATCTCCAGCGTGCGCCACCGGTTCATCGATCCCTCGGACATCGCGGAGGCCGAGACCGCGGCCGACGAGGAGCACACCCCGGCCCTGCGCGAGGAGGGGACCTCGGCGCATCGCGCGATCCGCTCCGCGTGGGGCAACGCGGCGGCTCTGCAGCTCATGGTGCGGGTCACCGCCCCGATCCTCGTGATCATCTCGGCGGTGCTGTTCCTGCGCGGGCACAACGCCCCGGGAGGCGGCTTCATCGCCGCGCTGGTCGGTTCCGCGATCGTGGCCCTGCTGTATCTGTCCACCTCGAAGGACCGCCAGATCGGCCCGCCGAGGCTGCCGCTGCTCCTGATCGGCGGAGGTGTCGCCACCGCGCTCGGCGCCGGGTTCCTGGGATTCCTCCGCAGCGGCTTCCTCGAGCCGCTGCACGGCGAGGTGCTGGGTGTGGCGCTCACCTCCGCGATGATCTTCGACCTCGGCGTCTATCTGGCCGTGCTGGGGCTGGTGATGATCGCGGTGAACCTGCTGGGGGCCAGCGCGACCGCCGGCGCGTCGCCCGACGAGGGCACCCGTGAGCGCACCGACGAGGCGGTCGAGGGCGAGCTGCCCGGACCGCTGGAGACCACCCGCGGGGAGCCCGCCCCCCGCCGCCGACGGGTCGGGGTGGCCACCGCACACCTGGACTCCGGCATCGAGCCCAAGGAGGTGGGGCGCCGATGA
- a CDS encoding LssY C-terminal domain-containing protein encodes MTATREGHLVPLRRPVPQEPPAYDHVRGGTAQGPRFELYSLLDTLFIAAGVVVSIWLALLYLVEGFSLTPIRLLYLLGFWVLLTYITLPRLHQLMTWIYLPDYFFGRTRTTEGVLSDPINLAFDGSERDLHVTMRRAGWVLAEERTLASAWSMVRSTLLRRSYPSAPVSNLYLMGRRHDFTYQQEVGGTTTKRHHVRFWRVPPDFVLPGGYRADWLAAGTYDRAVGFSFFTLQITHRIDENIDAERDFVIDTVRFADPQIDAEVIREFSTAYHHRNGQGDRIRTDGDLPVLDVAGATSRSDGATALMLPRHRPTGTSVMKSRARATLAAARRSRTSASPAGVADELTAQWQDTVDDVHQVIARAADHHLPPPTVLFTGALVLVQAALVITQWIARLAGVDLAALNPDAALILSTGDGMLGATAFAVALLVLQGGVLRRSRWARIALMALFTIDAFAALALATSMSGDVAHSLLVGAGASALGVMAISSDASRQWVQTLRLDLRSAEVAAETKADVDADAERAPDEQDTTSRPPV; translated from the coding sequence GTGACGGCGACGCGCGAGGGCCACCTGGTGCCGCTGCGCCGTCCCGTCCCGCAGGAGCCGCCCGCCTACGACCACGTGCGCGGAGGCACTGCGCAGGGTCCGCGGTTCGAGCTCTACTCGCTGCTGGACACCCTGTTCATCGCCGCGGGCGTGGTGGTCTCGATCTGGCTCGCCCTGCTGTACCTGGTCGAGGGCTTCTCGCTCACACCGATCCGGCTGCTGTACCTGCTGGGTTTCTGGGTGCTGCTGACCTACATCACCCTGCCGCGCCTGCACCAGCTGATGACGTGGATCTACCTGCCGGACTACTTCTTCGGGCGCACCCGCACCACCGAGGGGGTGCTCTCGGACCCGATCAACCTCGCCTTCGACGGCTCCGAACGCGATCTGCACGTGACGATGCGCCGTGCCGGCTGGGTGCTCGCGGAGGAGCGGACCCTCGCCTCGGCGTGGTCCATGGTGCGCTCGACGCTGCTGCGCCGCTCCTACCCGTCGGCTCCCGTCTCGAACCTCTACCTGATGGGGCGTCGCCACGACTTCACCTACCAGCAGGAGGTCGGGGGCACGACCACCAAGCGCCACCATGTGCGGTTCTGGCGGGTGCCGCCCGATTTCGTGCTGCCGGGCGGGTACCGGGCGGACTGGCTGGCTGCGGGGACCTACGACCGCGCCGTGGGCTTCTCCTTCTTCACCCTGCAGATCACCCATCGGATCGACGAGAACATCGATGCCGAGCGCGACTTCGTGATCGACACCGTCCGCTTCGCCGATCCGCAGATCGATGCGGAGGTGATCAGGGAGTTCTCCACCGCCTACCACCACCGCAACGGCCAGGGCGACCGCATCCGCACCGACGGCGATCTGCCGGTGCTCGACGTGGCCGGGGCGACCTCCCGCTCCGACGGCGCCACGGCGCTGATGCTCCCCCGGCACCGGCCGACGGGGACCTCGGTGATGAAGTCCCGTGCCCGGGCGACGCTGGCGGCCGCCCGTCGCAGCCGCACCTCGGCCTCCCCCGCCGGCGTCGCGGACGAGTTGACCGCCCAGTGGCAGGACACGGTCGATGACGTCCACCAGGTCATCGCGCGCGCCGCGGACCACCATCTGCCGCCGCCCACGGTGCTGTTCACCGGTGCGCTGGTGCTGGTGCAGGCCGCCCTCGTGATCACGCAATGGATCGCACGGCTGGCCGGTGTGGACCTCGCGGCCCTGAATCCCGACGCCGCGCTGATCCTCTCGACCGGCGACGGGATGCTCGGGGCGACGGCCTTCGCGGTGGCGCTGCTCGTGCTGCAGGGCGGGGTGCTGCGCCGCAGCCGGTGGGCGCGGATCGCCCTGATGGCGCTGTTCACGATCGACGCCTTCGCCGCCCTCGCGCTCGCCACCTCCATGTCCGGCGACGTCGCGCATTCGCTGCTGGTGGGCGCGGGGGCCTCCGCGCTCGGCGTGATGGCGATCAGCTCCGACGCCTCCCGCCAGTGGGTGCAGACCCTGCGCCTGGACCTCCGCAGCGCCGAGGTCGCCGCGGAGACGAAGGCCGACGTCGACGCCGACGCCGAGCGAGCACCCGACGAACAGGACACCACGTCCCGCCCGCCTGTGTGA
- a CDS encoding universal stress protein: MSIVLLAYVPSATSEAAFDFAVQEAHRRETSLLVLASERAPDPRKARGVTDGRPLPERLAETGLEFELRAVPRREDPADDILDAVEQDDVGLVVLGIRRRTPIGKILLGSTSQRVAIESPVPVVLVKPEGFVPPTRF; encoded by the coding sequence ATGTCCATTGTTCTGCTGGCCTACGTCCCCAGTGCCACCAGCGAGGCCGCCTTCGACTTCGCCGTCCAGGAAGCGCATCGACGGGAGACCTCCCTGCTGGTCCTCGCCTCCGAGCGGGCGCCCGATCCCCGCAAGGCGCGGGGCGTGACCGACGGGCGACCGCTCCCGGAGCGCCTGGCCGAGACCGGCCTCGAGTTCGAGCTGCGCGCCGTCCCCCGGCGCGAAGATCCTGCGGACGACATCCTCGATGCCGTCGAGCAGGACGATGTGGGCCTCGTGGTCCTCGGGATCCGCAGGCGCACCCCGATCGGGAAGATCCTGCTGGGGTCCACCTCGCAGCGGGTCGCGATCGAGTCCCCGGTGCCGGTGGTGCTGGTCAAGCCCGAGGGCTTCGTGCCGCCGACGCGGTTCTGA